CCACGGTGCGTTCAAGGATCGGGTGGAATTCCGCAAAAAGATCGTACCGATCGAGGGTAATCGAGTGCGCTACAGCGAAACGCTCTCGCTTCCCTATGTCCCCAACATCAGCAAGATCGGCTTCGCGCCCGCGCAAGGCTCTCAGCCGAGCGGCGCTGCCGGTGCCTTCGGTGGACAACTGAGCAATGGTCAGCTCGGCCCCGGAGCAACCGTCTATCTGCCGGTGTTCGTCGAAGGCGGCTTGCTGACCATCGAAGATGTGCACGCCAAGATGGGCGATGGCGAGATCGCAGCATCGGCGGTGGAAATCGCGGCTGAGGTGACGCTGCGCTGTCGTCTCGTTGGCGAACTGAAGCTGGAGCGGCCCTTGGTGGTGACACAAAAGGAAGTGCAGACGATGGGCGCGGGAGAGACCATTGAGGCCGCCGTCCAGGTCGCGGTCGATGACTTGGCCGGTTTGTTGATGGACCGGACTGGGGCCGATATCACCGAAGCGGCTATGTTAGTCAGCATTGCCGCAGACCTACGGATCTCGGAGATCAGCGGGAAACCCTGCCACGTCCGCGCGGCACTGCCAAGAGAACTGGTGGGAATGTGAGCCTGCGCACCCACTACCGCCGCTACGCCGTGCCTTGGGTGCGCGGCGTCCTGGGTTGTTTGCTTGCCTTGTCTTTTGCCGCATGCGCTCCAGAACCGGAGAAGAGCAAAGCGCTGGTGAAAATCGCCAATGTCAAACTGTGGCGGTCGGACGACAACACGCTCAAAGTCTTCCTGGATTACGACTTGGAAATGGGCGTGCGGCTACCGCTGCCCTATCAGGAAATCCTCGTTTCCCCTCTGGAGCCGCAGCTCAAGCTCGTGGGCGCATTGGAGCCGTTTCTCCTTTCGGTCGGGAGCGTGGGGGTGACGTTGCCGGTGCCCGAAGGCGCGGTGCAGTGGGACGAGTTACAGGATAAAGACACCTGTTGCATCGTATCGCTGAAAGGTGCGGTGGAGGATCCCAAGACCAAAACCACGCGCTACGAACGCATCAGTAATGAAGTCCGCGTATTGCCGCCCCAGGTGAGCGAATGAAAGACTGAAGACACAGCGACTGTTTACGTAGGTGTTCCTAACCGACCATATGCAACAGCAAAAGCAAGTAGCGCGATGTACGAGATTGCCTATGCCGAAGGAGTGGTAGAAGACTTGCACGGTCTGCGAGCCTATGACCGTACACGCCTGTTGGACCGGCTGGAAAAGCAACTTCAATACGAACCCACCAAGAAGACGAAAAACCGCAAACCACTGCCTGGCATCATTCCCCCATGGATATACATCGACCCAGTCTGGGAATTGCGTATCGGCGAATATCGAGTGTTCTACGATGTCGATGAAAGAGCCCTTCTCCTCGTCGTTCGCGCCATTCGCCATAAGCCACCGCATAAAACGACCGAGGACATACTATGAAAACGCTTGGATATGAACAGACCACACTGGAGGCATGCCTTAAAGATGCACAATACGAGCGCGTTGTGGTTACACGGAAAGGCCGGCCCATAGCACTTATCGTGGGCATCGAAGGACTGGATGAGGAAGAACTGCACCTCGGGAGCAGTGAAAAATTTTGGACGCTCATAGAAACACGGCGCAAGCAAAAAACACTGAGCCGTGCCGAGTTAGAGCAAAAAATCGAGCGCCAATAAGGAGAGAGGACGATGTTGCGAACCGGCATTGTGATCGACTCTCGCTATCAGGACCATGTCACGGGGCGGAATCACCCGGAACGTCCGGCTCGTCTCGGTGCCTTGCTGGACCTGATTGAAACGTATCGACGACCGGGTCTCCAGCGCTTCGAGCCACGACCAGCAACGCCGGAAGAAATCGCGCTGATTCATGCCTCCGCACACATCGGACGCGTCGCCGCCACCTCAGGCCAAGAGCGGTTCTCCTTCGACGCCGATACTCCCGTCTCCGCGCAATCCTATGCCACTGCGCTCCTTGCCACCGGCGGTTTGCTCACCCTGATAGAAGCGATCATGGATCGGGAGATCGATAACGGCTTTGCGCTGGTGCGACCGCCCGGGCATCATGCCGAACGCAACCAAGCCATGGGGTTCTGTCTGTTTAACAGCGCGGCCATCGGCGCACAGTATCTCCGAGACAAGTTCGGCCTCACCCGCGTCCTGGTCATGGATTGGGACGTACACCATGGCAACGGCACCCAACACACTTTCTACGACGATCCTGGCGTGCTCTACGTCTCCACCCACCAGTACCCGTACTATCCGGGAACCGGCGCGGCCAGCGAAGCAGGCCGCGGACAAGGCGAAGGGTATACCGTGAATTTGCCGATTCCCTCCGGCTGGGGAGATGCGGAGTATCTGGAACTCTTCCACACTGTCGTTGACCCGATCTGTCGGCAATTCGCGCCGGAGTTCGTGATCGTTTCCGCCGGGTTCGATGCCCACGCGCGCGACCCGTTGGGCGGAATGACGGTGACCGAGGCTGGGTTCGGCGTCATGGCGCGTATTCTCCTACGGGTCGCACGCGACCATGCACAAGGACGCTGCGCCGCCATTCTCGAAGGCGGTTATGACCTCGAAGGATTGCAACGCTCCACCGCGCAAGTCCTCGATGAGATGAGCGGCTCTGCTTTAGATGCACCGTTGCCCGCGCTCACGTTGCGCGGCTTGCTCCCCCAGGTGTGGGAAGTACAACAGCGCCATTGGGAACGACCGCGCTCTTAAAGCGGACCTCGTCAAGGCTACCCGTTTTCCTCCCCCCATGGACAAACCGCCCACAACATGGAAGTGTCCCTGACCAACAGCGGGGATGGCGCGCAGGGCAGATGCTCCTCGCTCAGTTCTCGTGAAATCTCGTTTGCAACAGGAGCATGTTTGTGATTGGGCATTTTCTTTCTCTTTCTTCCTGGAGCATCGCGGTCCAAACCGAAATCCCAGGAAGCCTCACTGGGTCAGTGTTTGCTCTTGCCGCCAATTCCGACATAGTCGTCAAGTTTGTGCTCTTCCTCTTACTCGCCTCCTCCATCATTAGCTGGACCATTATTTTCACCAAGGTGTATCAACTCCAGACTGCACGCAAAGCTTCCTCGCGTTTTGCATCGCTCTTTTGGGACACGGAAGACCTCTCGTCAATCCATACCGCCAGCTTAGGTCTACGCACCTGCCCCACCGCCGCTATTTTCCACACCGGCTACCAAGCTCTGCAAAAGGAATCGCGAAAAACGGCAACAGCGAACGAACCTCCGGTAGCTTCCACGCAACTGAGCCTTGGCACCATCGAGCAGACCATCCGCCGTACCCAGCAAGAACAAGAAGAGCTGCTCGGGCGGCGCCTGCTGCATCTTGCCACCATCTCCAGCGCGGCTCCTTTTGTCGGACTCTTTGGCACGGTCTGGGGCATCATGAATGCCTTCCGCGGACTAAGTTCCGCCCAAGTCTCCTCGATCCAAGCCGTGGCACCCGGCATTGCCGAAGCCTTGATCGCCACCGCCGTCGGCCTGGCCGCTGCCATCCCGGCAGTCGTCGCTTACAACTATTTCGCCAATCGCGTGCAAGAATTTGCCGATGCCATGGAGAGTGTGACGACCCGCTTCCTCCTCCTTGCGCAGCGACACCTATAAACGATGAGGCACGGCATGGCGACCAACGACAAAAGACGCCCCCTCATCGCCCAGATCAACATCACGCCGCTCGTCGACGTCATGCTGGTCTTGCTCGTGATCTTCATGATCACCGCTCCCATGCTGCAACAAGGGGTGAACGTTTCTCTCCCCAAAGCCACTGCAAAACCGCTGGGAGATGTACAAACCCAAGTCGTGCTCGCCGTAACCAGCGACGGAACGGTACGGATCGACGGCACTCCCACTGCCATCAACGACCTGCCGGAGAAGCTCACCGCGCTGTTGAACCCCGATCCCAGCCGTCCAGTACATGTGCGCGCGGACAAGGATGTGCCCTACGGTCGGGTCGCCGAAGTGATGGTTGCCGTTCAGCGCGCCGGGGCCAAGAAGATCGGCATGGTAACTGACCCAGGCCGGGAAAAACGCTAGAGCGATTTTCGCTTGAGCAGGTCTAGCAGCACTTTCCCGCTCGCTCTAAACGTAGCCGCGCGTCGCGAAGTCGAAAAGTGGACGGGACAACTTTCTCCCTCGCTGCGTTTCCTCAGGAGAGATTCCACCACAAGGAGCAGATCAGATGAAACTCCACCTGTGGATTGCTTGTGCTCTGGTAACATTTGCGCTCGTCGCGGCGATTTTTCCTGCGCTCGCCAAGGCCGAGGCGGCATCCCGCCATGTCGTAATGATCTCCATCGATGGCTTGCGTCCCGAGATTTATCTCGCCCCCGAACAGGTCGGCGTGAAGGTGCCCAATCTCGTGCAACTGCGAGACCAAGGCGTTAGCGCCGAGCGGATGATACCAGTCTTTCCTTCAGTCACGTATCCTGGCCACACTACGTTGGTGACCGGGGTCACTCCAGCCACGCATGGGATCGTCAATAACTTTAAGCGTGGCGCGGAGTGGTATCGCTCCGCTACCGACATTAAAGCGACGACGCTCTGGCAAGCGGCACGCAAGAAAGGACTGGTTACCGCCATCGTCACGTGGCCGGCGAGCTATGGGGCCGAGGTCGATTACCTGATTCCAGAAAACCTCTCGTTCGATGTGAAGGACGTACCGCAACTCATCCGTTCCGGTGCTACCCCCGGACTGTTCGAGCGTCTGGAGAGTCAGCTCGGCGCGGTACAAATCTCCTCTTTCGAGCACGCGGAGGCCGGGGAAGAAGTCGATCGTATGACCGGAAAATTCGCCGCTGCAGTCTTGCGCCAATACCAGCCGCATTTTCTTCTAACGCATTTTCTCGACGCCGATCATCGACAACACTTCAGCGGCCCAGCCAGCGCCGAGTCGAACCACGCCTTCGAGTTGATCGACCAACAGGTGGGAACGCTGCGGCAAGCCGCTCAGGATGCCGGTATTCTCGATTCCACAACCTTCGTGATTGTCGGCGACCATGGCTTTGTGTCCGTCCATACCAGCATCAACATCAACGGCCTGTTGGCCGCCACGGGATTCGGCCGTGTGGCGGCGGATGGCACGTTTTCTTCTCCGGGGATCGTTGCCACACCCATAGGCGGAGCGGCGATCTTCCAGTTGGCACAGCCCAACGACAAACAACTCGCGACACGGCTTGCTTCTGCATTCCGCGCCGAAATACAGCAAAGATATTTGGGGTTGGTGGACTTCGTCTCACGAGACGAACTGGAGCTGATGGGCGCGCTCCCCGGCGCAGTCTTCGCCTTGGCGGCAAAAGAAGGCTACATGTTCACGGCAGCACCAAACACAACGCCGCTGATTTCCGCCAGCTCGTTCAAAGGCATGCACGGCTATTTACCGTCGATGCCGGCTATGGCAACCGGTTTTATCGTCAGCGGCGCGGGCGTCCGTAAAGACCTACGCATTCCCTTGGTCCGTATGCTCGATGTCGCGCCAACCGTCGCCACACTACTTGGCGTCGAACTCGGCGAGGCCACAGGGTTGCCTATTGCCGGGATCTTCGAGTCCTCCGATCCTGGGGTTGGTCTTGGACTCGGTATCGAAACGAAAAATTGAATCCGGTGGGCGGCACTCCGGTAAAAAGGAGAGCGGCGACAGCCCTCAAAACCCCTCAGCCGCCGCCCCACCGCAGCCGTTCGGCTTTATTCCAAGCCGCAACCGGGCGGCGGTCACGAGCACGACGTTGTTAGAGGGTCTCTCCACAGCCTACCCCTCACGGCTCTCTCTGAGTTCCCCGGCT
The DNA window shown above is from Deltaproteobacteria bacterium and carries:
- a CDS encoding acetamidase/formamidase family protein, which encodes MQKISKEFVVRTFDATHPPAARVRPGEVFVMETNDRFREWTDGGKWPTAQLTVMTGPVYIEGATPGSVVAIDVLDIRPAQGFGYVVTIPGHGAFKDRVEFRKKIVPIEGNRVRYSETLSLPYVPNISKIGFAPAQGSQPSGAAGAFGGQLSNGQLGPGATVYLPVFVEGGLLTIEDVHAKMGDGEIAASAVEIAAEVTLRCRLVGELKLERPLVVTQKEVQTMGAGETIEAAVQVAVDDLAGLLMDRTGADITEAAMLVSIAADLRISEISGKPCHVRAALPRELVGM
- a CDS encoding type II toxin-antitoxin system RelE/ParE family toxin — encoded protein: MYEIAYAEGVVEDLHGLRAYDRTRLLDRLEKQLQYEPTKKTKNRKPLPGIIPPWIYIDPVWELRIGEYRVFYDVDERALLLVVRAIRHKPPHKTTEDIL
- a CDS encoding histone deacetylase, with the protein product MLRTGIVIDSRYQDHVTGRNHPERPARLGALLDLIETYRRPGLQRFEPRPATPEEIALIHASAHIGRVAATSGQERFSFDADTPVSAQSYATALLATGGLLTLIEAIMDREIDNGFALVRPPGHHAERNQAMGFCLFNSAAIGAQYLRDKFGLTRVLVMDWDVHHGNGTQHTFYDDPGVLYVSTHQYPYYPGTGAASEAGRGQGEGYTVNLPIPSGWGDAEYLELFHTVVDPICRQFAPEFVIVSAGFDAHARDPLGGMTVTEAGFGVMARILLRVARDHAQGRCAAILEGGYDLEGLQRSTAQVLDEMSGSALDAPLPALTLRGLLPQVWEVQQRHWERPRS
- a CDS encoding MotA/TolQ/ExbB proton channel family protein, producing MFVIGHFLSLSSWSIAVQTEIPGSLTGSVFALAANSDIVVKFVLFLLLASSIISWTIIFTKVYQLQTARKASSRFASLFWDTEDLSSIHTASLGLRTCPTAAIFHTGYQALQKESRKTATANEPPVASTQLSLGTIEQTIRRTQQEQEELLGRRLLHLATISSAAPFVGLFGTVWGIMNAFRGLSSAQVSSIQAVAPGIAEALIATAVGLAAAIPAVVAYNYFANRVQEFADAMESVTTRFLLLAQRHL
- a CDS encoding biopolymer transporter ExbD, with amino-acid sequence MATNDKRRPLIAQINITPLVDVMLVLLVIFMITAPMLQQGVNVSLPKATAKPLGDVQTQVVLAVTSDGTVRIDGTPTAINDLPEKLTALLNPDPSRPVHVRADKDVPYGRVAEVMVAVQRAGAKKIGMVTDPGREKR
- a CDS encoding alkaline phosphatase family protein, with amino-acid sequence MKLHLWIACALVTFALVAAIFPALAKAEAASRHVVMISIDGLRPEIYLAPEQVGVKVPNLVQLRDQGVSAERMIPVFPSVTYPGHTTLVTGVTPATHGIVNNFKRGAEWYRSATDIKATTLWQAARKKGLVTAIVTWPASYGAEVDYLIPENLSFDVKDVPQLIRSGATPGLFERLESQLGAVQISSFEHAEAGEEVDRMTGKFAAAVLRQYQPHFLLTHFLDADHRQHFSGPASAESNHAFELIDQQVGTLRQAAQDAGILDSTTFVIVGDHGFVSVHTSININGLLAATGFGRVAADGTFSSPGIVATPIGGAAIFQLAQPNDKQLATRLASAFRAEIQQRYLGLVDFVSRDELELMGALPGAVFALAAKEGYMFTAAPNTTPLISASSFKGMHGYLPSMPAMATGFIVSGAGVRKDLRIPLVRMLDVAPTVATLLGVELGEATGLPIAGIFESSDPGVGLGLGIETKN